The sequence CTCCCTGAGATGCGGCGTTGAATACCCGCGCCGGCCCCGCTAGACATGCTGACATGATCACGCTTGCCCGCTTCGCCGGTTCCGGCTTCCTCCTCCTCGCGCTCGCCGCCGGCCCGGCCGCGCCGGCGCTCGCGCAGCAGGCCCGCAACGTGCCGAACGCGTTGCAGGGCTTTTCCACCAATCGCGACCAGCCGATCCGCATCAACGCCAACAGCCTCGAGGTCCGCGACCAGGAGAAGCAGGCGGTGTTCTCCGGCAATGTCGTGGTGCAGCAGGGCGACACAACGCTGCGCTGCCGCGAGCTGATCGTCTATTACGACGGCAAGAAGACCGGCGACGCCAAGGGCGGCACTGCCAAGGGCGGCGAGGCCGCGAGCGCCGAGGCGCTGGCCGCCGGCAGCCCGATCAGTTCCTCGGCCATCCGCCGGCTGGAGATCATCGGCTCTGTGGTCGTCACCACCAAGGAGCAGACCGCGACCGGCGACAAGGGCGTGTTCGAGACCGCCTCCAACACCATCACGCTGGTCGGCAGCCCGGTGGTGCTGACCTCGGGCCCGAATGTGATCCGCGGCAAGCAGCTCACCGTCGACCTCGCCAGCGGCCTGTCGCGCTTCGACGGCGGGCGCATCGAGAGCCTGATCGTGCCCAACAGCATGAAGCAGCTGGAAGCGCCTAAGCCGGGCGAGGCCAAGCCGGGCGCCCCCGCCAGGCCGGCGCCCAAGCCCGCCCAGTAGGGGCGCCGCGCCGTTCGGCTTCCCCGATCCGCCGGACGGGCGCCGGCGTTCATCGTTTGCATACGTACAACGTGTGGGCCCGCCTGACGTCGCGGGACGGCGGATTCGGCCCGCTTTTTGCATCCGCCATTTGCCAGTCGCGTTCGGAGCGTTTATCACCTTCCGGGTGGTGTTTTCACCACGGAGGGTGCGCGTGGGACTGTTCTCGTCGATCGTCGGTCGCGGCAAGTCGGTGCCGCAGGGGTCCCGCAGCGAGTCCGCGCGCCGGCGCGGTTTCGGCGGCGGACCGGGCGGGCAGGAGCAGGACGGTCTCGAAGCTGCCTTCCAGGCCGAGTTCGAGGCGGCGCTGGCCGCCGATTTCCGTCAGGCACCTTCTCCCGCTCCAGCCGCCTATAGCCCCGCTCCCGTGGCCCTGCCCCAGGGCAGCCTCGCCGCCTTCGGCCTCGCCAAGAGCTATGGCGGGCGCAAGGTGGTGCGCGATGCCAGCCTGAACGTGCGGC comes from Ancylobacter sp. TS-1 and encodes:
- a CDS encoding LptA/OstA family protein, translated to MITLARFAGSGFLLLALAAGPAAPALAQQARNVPNALQGFSTNRDQPIRINANSLEVRDQEKQAVFSGNVVVQQGDTTLRCRELIVYYDGKKTGDAKGGTAKGGEAASAEALAAGSPISSSAIRRLEIIGSVVVTTKEQTATGDKGVFETASNTITLVGSPVVLTSGPNVIRGKQLTVDLASGLSRFDGGRIESLIVPNSMKQLEAPKPGEAKPGAPARPAPKPAQ